The DNA sequence GTCAGAGGTACTGACCCGTCCCCGAGATCCCCGGGCCGTGCCCTTCGTGCCCCAGCCCGGGACCACCGGCCGACGGCCCGGCCGGCAACCCGCGCCGCATCTGCTCGAGCTGCACCCGCGCCGCCATCTGCTGGGCGAACAGCGCCGTCTGTATCCCGCTGAACAGCCCCTCGAGCCACCCCACCAGCTGGGCCTGCGCGATCCGCAGCTCCGCGTCCGAAGGCGTCTGGTCGTCCGTGAACGGCCGCACGAGCCGCTCCAGCTCGTCCTGGAGCTCCGGGGCCAGCGAAGCCGCCAGCTCCTTCACCGACGTCTCGTGGATCTCGCGCACGCGGTTGCGGGACGCGTCGTCCAGCGGGGCCGCGCGGACCTCCTCGAGGAGCTGCTTGATCATCGTGCCGATCCGCATCACCTTCGCCGGCTCCTCGACGAGGTCGCCGACCGACTCGGGGTGTTCCTCCGCCCCCACCGGGGTGCCGTCCGGGCCCACGACCACCACGTGGGGTGAAGATTCCTGGCCAGCGTCACCGGCTGTGAAGTTCGGCTCGGTCATGTGCTCCATCCTGGCTTGCGTTCGACACGCTCCGCGACACCC is a window from the Amycolatopsis sp. cg9 genome containing:
- a CDS encoding bacterial proteasome activator family protein yields the protein MEHMTEPNFTAGDAGQESSPHVVVVGPDGTPVGAEEHPESVGDLVEEPAKVMRIGTMIKQLLEEVRAAPLDDASRNRVREIHETSVKELAASLAPELQDELERLVRPFTDDQTPSDAELRIAQAQLVGWLEGLFSGIQTALFAQQMAARVQLEQMRRGLPAGPSAGGPGLGHEGHGPGISGTGQYL